A section of the Proteobacteria bacterium CG1_02_64_396 genome encodes:
- a CDS encoding tautomerase family protein, with the protein MSQVKIYGLRSHLDPIKARLSDTLHDCVCLALSFPRDKRAHRFFPLDPEDFYMPGGRSEAYTIVEITMIEGRSVAAKKRLIRLLFERCQADLGIAPVDLEICIQEAPAHNWGFRGMHGDEIALNYKIEV; encoded by the coding sequence ATGTCCCAAGTCAAAATCTACGGATTGAGATCCCATCTCGATCCGATCAAAGCTCGTCTGTCCGACACCCTACACGACTGCGTTTGCCTGGCGCTGTCGTTCCCCCGCGACAAACGGGCCCACCGCTTCTTCCCCCTCGATCCCGAAGACTTCTACATGCCTGGCGGGCGTAGCGAGGCCTACACCATCGTCGAAATCACGATGATCGAGGGGCGCTCGGTGGCGGCGAAAAAACGTCTGATCCGGTTGCTCTTCGAGCGTTGTCAGGCCGACTTGGGGATTGCTCCGGTCGATCTTGAGATCTGTATCCAAGAGGCTCCGGCCCACAATTGGGGGTTTCGGGGGATGCACGGCGACGAGATCGCCTTGAATTACAAGATCGAGGTGTAG